From Humisphaera borealis, the proteins below share one genomic window:
- a CDS encoding glycoside hydrolase family 88 protein has translation MSRSNPLVRLCCRALIIAMLVVPVSADPVPSAKDALLARTPRQVAEQLSAVYGHKLDQVVYIPALPLVAKLRLSELTGDARYADEVHKVMAPFLAGEKSPVPKSGSDQAGHLIFAALADRAEGKDRERWVVLCRAAADQIFGKDGKPFAIMPFHNEMSDAVFMSGPILAATGKLTGDRKYFDAAVTHFASMRKLCVRPDGIYRHSPLCDAAWGRGNGFPALGLALALSDWPDDHPAKKDLIAEFQKHLAALKPHQDATTGYWHQVIDHPESYDEYSATCMIGFAMQRGISRGWLKKDEFRPSIDLAWRAIKERTSPDGKLVNVCSGTGKQKTLKDYFDRPAINGRDDRGGAMGLLFATELLAAEIARK, from the coding sequence ATGTCGCGAAGTAATCCCTTGGTCCGGCTCTGCTGCCGGGCCTTGATCATCGCAATGCTGGTGGTGCCTGTCTCGGCAGACCCGGTTCCGTCTGCGAAAGATGCGCTCCTGGCGCGCACGCCGCGCCAGGTTGCCGAGCAGCTTTCGGCGGTTTACGGGCACAAGCTCGACCAGGTGGTTTACATTCCTGCGCTACCGCTGGTTGCCAAACTGCGATTGAGCGAGTTGACCGGCGATGCCAGGTACGCCGACGAAGTACACAAGGTGATGGCTCCGTTCCTCGCCGGCGAAAAGTCGCCGGTTCCCAAGTCCGGCAGCGATCAGGCGGGTCATCTGATCTTCGCCGCATTGGCCGACCGGGCCGAGGGGAAGGATCGCGAACGGTGGGTGGTTCTCTGCCGTGCGGCGGCGGACCAGATCTTCGGCAAGGACGGCAAGCCGTTTGCCATCATGCCGTTCCATAACGAGATGAGCGACGCCGTCTTCATGTCCGGGCCGATCCTGGCCGCCACGGGCAAACTGACCGGCGACCGCAAGTACTTTGACGCCGCCGTCACGCACTTCGCGTCGATGCGGAAGCTCTGCGTTCGCCCCGACGGCATCTACCGGCACTCTCCCCTTTGCGACGCCGCCTGGGGCCGTGGCAACGGCTTCCCGGCGCTGGGGCTGGCGCTGGCGTTAAGCGACTGGCCCGACGATCACCCGGCGAAGAAGGACCTGATCGCCGAGTTTCAGAAGCACCTCGCCGCCCTCAAGCCGCATCAGGATGCCACGACCGGCTACTGGCACCAGGTCATCGATCACCCGGAGAGCTATGACGAGTACTCGGCCACCTGCATGATCGGGTTTGCGATGCAGCGGGGAATCAGCCGGGGGTGGCTCAAGAAGGACGAGTTTCGGCCGAGCATCGACCTGGCGTGGCGGGCGATCAAGGAGCGTACGAGCCCCGACGGCAAGCTGGTCAACGTCTGCTCGGGTACAGGGAAACAGAAAACGCTGAAGGACTACTTCGACCGGCCCGCCATCAACGGCCGTGACGATCGCGGCGGGGCGATGGGGCTCTTGTTCGCCACTGAGCTGCTGGCCGCCGAAATCGCCCGCAAGTGA
- a CDS encoding alpha/beta hydrolase, which yields MNRLLTVALLGCLFPLTSLAATEPKITKDVPYAQPKEPRLTLDIYAPADARNCPVVFWIHGGGWQMGDKTDVKTKPQAFMDRGFVFVSTNYRLLPDVDMGTLTRDVAKSFRWVQDHIAEYGGDPKRVLVGGHSAGAQLAALICTDDRYLKEVGSSLDVIKGCVPVDGDTYDVPAIIEVAETRNRLHGMPQPKYGHRAKFGDDPAKHRDFSAVTHVAKGKGIPPFLILYVSSHPDTSAQAFRLNSVLKDAGVASLAFGAKDTNHSKLNNDLGMPDDPATKALIDFVAQNFKK from the coding sequence ATGAACCGCTTGTTGACCGTCGCACTTCTCGGCTGCCTTTTCCCGTTGACCTCGCTTGCCGCGACCGAACCCAAGATCACAAAAGATGTCCCCTACGCGCAGCCGAAAGAGCCTCGGCTGACGCTGGACATCTACGCACCCGCCGATGCCAGGAACTGTCCCGTGGTCTTCTGGATCCATGGCGGCGGCTGGCAGATGGGAGACAAGACCGATGTGAAGACAAAGCCCCAGGCGTTCATGGACAGGGGATTTGTCTTTGTCAGCACGAACTACCGCCTGCTCCCCGATGTCGATATGGGCACGCTGACCCGCGACGTCGCCAAGTCCTTCCGATGGGTGCAGGACCACATCGCCGAGTACGGCGGCGATCCGAAGCGCGTGCTGGTCGGCGGGCACTCCGCCGGCGCACAACTGGCGGCACTGATCTGCACTGACGATCGCTATCTGAAGGAAGTCGGCTCGTCCCTTGACGTCATCAAGGGGTGCGTGCCGGTGGACGGCGATACCTACGACGTGCCCGCGATCATCGAAGTCGCCGAGACCCGCAACCGCCTCCACGGCATGCCCCAACCCAAGTACGGCCACCGCGCCAAGTTCGGCGACGACCCGGCCAAGCACCGGGACTTCTCAGCCGTCACCCATGTCGCCAAGGGCAAGGGCATTCCGCCGTTCCTCATCCTTTACGTCTCGAGCCATCCCGATACTTCGGCCCAGGCGTTCCGGCTGAACAGCGTCCTGAAGGATGCCGGTGTGGCTTCGCTGGCTTTTGGTGCCAAGGACACCAATCACTCGAAACTGAACAACGACCTGGGCATGCCGGACGATCCGGCAACCAAGGCGCTGATTGATTTCGTGGCGCAGAACTTCAAGAAGTGA
- a CDS encoding DUF1003 domain-containing protein, with product MDETAALKAIPMFSSMDEQELAGLRKVMEAKRFLPGQIIIREGEEGAYFYVLMAGVVQYLTADAEGKEIVLDEAGPGSFFGELSMLTGEKRLVRVRAKGDVDTLSLDRQEFHKFLIGHPHAAIDVLTAISRRLYTTDKLIRQSVSRNANLELEEKLTAGQKIADVIADFSGSISFLLLNACWFGGWLLWNMPWTKWWEQHGVFDAYPFGLLTMIVSLEAIFLSIFVLVSQNRQTLKDRLAADIDHQVNVRAEVKTGQVVSRLDDIEREMHLLHSEIIRHLKGHNR from the coding sequence ATGGACGAAACCGCCGCACTTAAAGCCATTCCCATGTTCTCGAGCATGGACGAACAGGAGTTGGCTGGTCTTCGAAAAGTGATGGAGGCCAAGCGGTTTCTGCCCGGGCAGATCATCATTCGCGAAGGGGAAGAAGGGGCGTACTTCTACGTGCTGATGGCCGGGGTGGTGCAGTACCTGACGGCCGACGCCGAGGGCAAGGAAATCGTTCTCGACGAAGCCGGGCCCGGGTCGTTCTTCGGCGAGTTGTCGATGCTGACGGGGGAGAAGCGACTGGTGCGCGTTCGCGCCAAGGGTGATGTGGACACCCTTTCGCTCGATCGCCAGGAGTTCCACAAGTTCCTGATCGGTCATCCCCACGCCGCGATCGACGTTCTGACGGCGATCAGCCGGCGGCTCTATACGACCGACAAGCTGATCCGCCAGAGCGTCAGCCGCAACGCAAACCTCGAACTGGAAGAGAAACTCACCGCCGGCCAGAAGATCGCCGACGTCATCGCCGACTTCAGCGGGAGCATCTCGTTTCTCCTGCTCAATGCGTGCTGGTTCGGCGGTTGGCTTCTGTGGAACATGCCCTGGACGAAGTGGTGGGAGCAGCACGGCGTATTTGACGCCTACCCCTTCGGCCTGCTGACGATGATCGTCTCGCTCGAGGCCATCTTCCTGTCGATCTTCGTCCTGGTCAGCCAGAACCGCCAGACGTTAAAGGACCGGCTTGCGGCGGATATCGATCATCAGGTCAACGTGCGTGCCGAAGTGAAGACGGGTCAGGTCGTAAGCCGGCTCGACGATATTGAGCGCGAGATGCACCTGCTGCACAGCGAAATCATCCGGCACCTGAAGGGGCACAACCGCTAG
- a CDS encoding Atu1372/SO_1960 family protein gives MPTAESRLLELGLELPPAPKPLAVYKPMVVAAGLAYVSGHGPVNVDGSLIRGRVGADLSLQDGYAAAAQVGLAILATLRRELGSLNRVKRVVKLLGMVNSPPDFLDHPKVINGCSELFARVWGPAAGIGARSAVGMGALPGNIAVEIEAIFELDARPVLDIDWTRDVDLSQVASPALLLGKEAIQENLRRMVAVAGEVSRLRPHVKTHKQPWLVKEQLALGISKYKCATIAEAEMCARAGATDILLALQPVGPNVARLLNLQRAFPAVAFSTIADDAGALEAMQSDAAAAGATIEVLIDLDIGQHRTGIRPGPAAIALYRQLAAATALRPGGLHAYDGHLHLADFIELTAACDKAFAAVTKLRETLVGQGLPVPRVVVGGTPSFPVHAARTDVELSPGTLVLWDAGYATKCPFLNFKVAATLLTRVVSKPGENRLCLDLGHKAVGSEMPHPRVIFPDLPDAVALVHSEEHLVIETAEAERFAVGDMLIGVPWHICPTVALHAEAVVIESGRVVERQAIEARARKVTV, from the coding sequence ATGCCCACCGCCGAATCACGTCTGCTGGAACTAGGTCTGGAGCTTCCCCCCGCCCCCAAACCGCTGGCCGTTTACAAGCCGATGGTCGTGGCGGCGGGGTTGGCTTACGTCTCGGGACACGGGCCGGTGAACGTCGATGGGTCGCTGATTCGCGGGCGGGTGGGGGCCGACCTTTCGCTGCAAGACGGCTACGCCGCCGCCGCCCAGGTGGGCCTGGCCATCCTCGCGACGCTCCGGCGGGAACTGGGGTCCCTCAACCGCGTGAAGCGCGTGGTCAAACTGCTGGGAATGGTCAATTCGCCCCCCGACTTTCTCGACCACCCCAAGGTCATCAACGGCTGCAGCGAGTTGTTCGCCAGGGTTTGGGGGCCGGCGGCAGGAATCGGGGCGCGAAGTGCGGTTGGCATGGGCGCGCTTCCCGGCAACATTGCGGTCGAGATCGAAGCGATCTTCGAACTGGACGCCAGGCCGGTGCTGGATATCGACTGGACACGCGACGTCGACCTGTCGCAGGTCGCGTCGCCGGCGCTTTTGCTCGGGAAGGAGGCGATCCAGGAAAACCTTCGCCGGATGGTGGCCGTCGCCGGCGAGGTTTCGCGGCTTCGACCTCACGTCAAGACGCACAAGCAGCCTTGGCTGGTGAAAGAGCAGTTGGCGTTGGGGATCAGCAAGTACAAGTGCGCCACCATCGCCGAGGCCGAGATGTGCGCCCGCGCCGGGGCGACGGACATCCTTTTGGCGCTGCAACCCGTGGGGCCGAATGTCGCCCGGCTGCTGAACCTGCAGCGAGCTTTTCCGGCAGTCGCGTTCTCCACGATCGCCGATGACGCCGGTGCTCTTGAGGCGATGCAAAGCGATGCGGCTGCCGCCGGCGCGACTATCGAGGTGCTCATCGACCTCGACATCGGCCAGCACCGCACGGGCATCAGACCTGGTCCGGCGGCGATCGCGCTCTATCGCCAGCTCGCCGCCGCGACCGCCCTGCGGCCCGGCGGGCTTCACGCCTACGACGGGCACCTGCATCTGGCAGACTTCATCGAACTGACTGCGGCCTGCGACAAAGCATTCGCCGCCGTCACCAAGCTGCGCGAAACGCTGGTGGGGCAGGGCCTGCCTGTGCCGCGTGTCGTCGTCGGCGGTACACCCAGCTTTCCGGTCCATGCCGCGCGAACCGATGTCGAGCTCAGCCCCGGCACGCTGGTGTTGTGGGATGCGGGGTACGCGACGAAGTGCCCGTTCCTGAACTTCAAAGTTGCCGCCACGCTGCTGACTCGCGTCGTCAGCAAGCCCGGCGAGAACCGGCTCTGCCTGGATCTGGGCCACAAGGCCGTCGGCTCCGAGATGCCCCATCCCAGGGTCATCTTCCCCGATCTGCCCGACGCCGTCGCGCTGGTCCACAGCGAAGAGCACCTGGTCATCGAAACCGCCGAGGCCGAGCGTTTCGCGGTGGGGGACATGCTGATTGGTGTCCCCTGGCACATCTGCCCGACGGTCGCGCTGCACGCCGAGGCGGTGGTGATCGAGTCCGGCCGGGTCGTGGAGCGACAGGCGATCGAGGCGCGGGCGAGAAAGGTGACGGTATGA
- a CDS encoding GntT/GntP/DsdX family permease, with product MTEAQLALIAVAAAGIGVLVLLVTRLKFNAFAALLVAALLVGIGSGKPALVIVKAFQEGLGATLGGTAAVIALGAVLGRLLGESRGAEVLAERLTQTFGPQRIVWCLMTLALVVGLATWFTVGLLLILPILQTLARESKRPSGQLALPILACLSVMHGLMPPHPGPIVAIDALHARTGMVLLWGFVLGLPVCLLCGPVLARFVGRELDSPDGGAAVSPPVTAGTSAPQPARQQLPERLTRRPGFGLTLVSILLPVFLMLLATVAGLLPDTGSSWRASAEFIGHPTVALLIAVLFSMWSLGTRCGFGRGELLKFSEESIAAVAMAILVVGGGGGFARVLRDAGVADAVGSLAGSLHVPPLVYGWLVAAFIRVATGSATVAITAGSALLAPVLAANPGTNVELAVIALAFGSLFLSHLNDGGFWVVKECLGLSVRQTLRTWSVMETLVGVAGLGLTLLASVLI from the coding sequence ATGACCGAAGCCCAACTCGCGCTGATCGCCGTTGCCGCTGCCGGCATTGGCGTATTGGTGTTGCTGGTCACCCGGCTGAAGTTCAACGCGTTCGCTGCGTTGCTGGTGGCGGCGTTGCTGGTGGGGATTGGCTCGGGGAAGCCGGCGTTGGTCATCGTCAAAGCGTTTCAGGAAGGCCTGGGCGCAACCCTCGGCGGGACGGCGGCGGTCATCGCCCTGGGTGCGGTGCTCGGCCGGCTGCTGGGCGAATCGCGCGGGGCCGAAGTGCTGGCCGAGCGGCTTACCCAGACCTTCGGGCCGCAGCGGATCGTCTGGTGCCTGATGACGCTGGCGCTGGTGGTCGGGCTGGCGACCTGGTTCACCGTCGGCCTGCTCCTGATCCTGCCGATCCTGCAAACGCTCGCACGAGAATCCAAGCGACCCTCCGGCCAGCTCGCGTTGCCGATCCTGGCGTGCCTGTCGGTGATGCACGGGCTGATGCCGCCGCACCCGGGTCCGATCGTGGCGATCGACGCGTTGCACGCCCGGACCGGGATGGTGCTGCTCTGGGGTTTTGTGCTGGGGCTGCCGGTCTGCCTGCTGTGTGGGCCGGTGCTGGCTCGCTTTGTGGGTCGGGAGCTGGATTCGCCCGATGGCGGCGCGGCCGTCTCGCCTCCGGTTACAGCCGGGACGTCCGCACCACAGCCTGCGCGACAGCAATTGCCCGAACGCCTCACCCGCCGGCCGGGGTTTGGGCTGACGCTCGTCTCTATCCTGTTGCCGGTATTCCTGATGCTGCTCGCAACGGTCGCCGGACTTTTGCCCGATACCGGTTCGTCCTGGCGGGCATCGGCGGAGTTCATCGGCCACCCGACCGTGGCGTTGCTGATCGCCGTCCTCTTTTCGATGTGGTCCCTCGGCACGCGCTGCGGTTTTGGTCGAGGCGAGCTGCTGAAGTTCTCGGAGGAATCCATCGCTGCCGTCGCCATGGCGATTCTTGTTGTCGGCGGCGGGGGCGGGTTCGCCCGGGTGTTGCGCGATGCGGGCGTGGCCGACGCCGTCGGATCGCTCGCCGGGTCACTCCATGTGCCGCCACTGGTCTACGGCTGGCTTGTCGCGGCGTTCATTCGCGTGGCGACCGGGTCGGCCACTGTCGCGATCACCGCCGGCTCGGCACTCCTGGCTCCCGTCCTGGCGGCGAACCCCGGTACCAATGTCGAACTGGCCGTCATCGCCCTGGCATTCGGGTCGCTTTTCCTCTCGCACCTCAACGACGGCGGTTTCTGGGTCGTCAAGGAATGCCTCGGCCTTTCCGTCCGCCAAACCCTGCGAACCTGGAGCGTGATGGAAACGCTCGTCGGCGTGGCCGGGCTCGGACTGACCTTACTGGCGAGCGTACTTATATGA
- a CDS encoding dipeptidase → MNPPTSTPFIFDAHLDLAMNAIEWNRDLTRPVAEIRAAEAGMTDKPDRGRNTVCLPELRRGRIGLVVATQIARVKQGGAYSPVFGWHSAAQAWAMTQAQLAWYRAMEEAGEMTPIRSRAELDAHLARWNSPDESQSLPVGYVLSLEGADSIQTPAHLERAYEQGLRAIGPAHYGPGRYAMGTDSTGGFPPAGRELLAEIARLGMILDVTHLSDACFLEAIDSFTGPIWASHHNCRSLVPHQRQLSDEQIRLLVGRGAVIGAALDAWMIVPGWKRGETTPESVGLGLRHLVEHIDHICQIAGNASHVGLGSDLDGAFGREQTPKDLATIADLQKLPQLMRERGYTEQDASGLASGNFLRLLGSALP, encoded by the coding sequence ATGAACCCACCCACCTCTACGCCGTTCATTTTCGACGCTCACCTCGACCTGGCGATGAACGCGATCGAGTGGAACCGCGACCTGACCCGGCCCGTCGCCGAGATCCGTGCCGCCGAGGCAGGCATGACCGACAAGCCTGACCGCGGCCGCAACACGGTCTGCCTGCCCGAGCTTCGGCGCGGCCGAATCGGGCTGGTCGTCGCGACGCAGATCGCCCGCGTCAAGCAGGGTGGGGCGTACAGCCCGGTCTTCGGCTGGCATTCAGCGGCGCAGGCCTGGGCGATGACACAGGCCCAGCTCGCGTGGTATCGCGCCATGGAAGAGGCCGGCGAGATGACGCCAATTCGCAGCCGGGCCGAGCTGGACGCTCACCTCGCCCGCTGGAACTCGCCCGACGAATCGCAGTCGTTGCCCGTGGGCTATGTTCTAAGCCTGGAGGGTGCCGATTCAATCCAGACGCCCGCGCACCTGGAGCGGGCCTACGAACAGGGCCTGCGGGCGATCGGGCCGGCGCATTACGGCCCGGGACGTTACGCGATGGGAACCGACTCCACCGGTGGATTTCCACCCGCCGGCCGCGAACTGCTCGCAGAGATCGCCCGCCTCGGCATGATCCTCGACGTCACGCACCTGAGCGACGCCTGCTTCTTAGAAGCGATCGATTCGTTCACCGGCCCGATCTGGGCGAGCCACCACAACTGCCGGTCGCTTGTTCCGCACCAGCGGCAACTGAGCGACGAGCAGATTCGGCTGCTAGTCGGCCGCGGAGCGGTCATCGGGGCGGCCTTGGACGCGTGGATGATCGTCCCCGGATGGAAGCGGGGCGAGACGACGCCCGAGTCCGTCGGACTGGGTCTGCGACACCTGGTCGAGCACATCGACCACATCTGCCAGATCGCCGGAAATGCCAGCCATGTGGGGCTGGGATCGGATCTTGACGGAGCGTTCGGCCGGGAGCAGACGCCGAAGGATTTGGCGACGATCGCCGACCTCCAGAAGCTGCCGCAGTTGATGCGCGAGCGGGGATACACCGAGCAAGACGCGAGCGGCTTGGCCAGCGGGAACTTCCTGCGCTTGCTGGGAAGTGCGCTGCCTTAA